In one Colletotrichum destructivum chromosome 2, complete sequence genomic region, the following are encoded:
- a CDS encoding Putative GDSL lipase/esterase, SGNH hydrolase superfamily: MIFSTATLLGVASTAVLASPVAPDSSFNWKNTEYVLTFGDSYTFVQGTEGRWAYSFIGSQLNISFTPEQLLGDRIVPGQNTSSAGGPNWVQELTGCKEGHPRDCDRQLWGFAYAGADISTTFVPLHWNHTISYEKQIEQWDTWGKPVIDADAGKTLVASWIGINDINDMASFKLPFNGLSTWEELYTAVVAEQFAALETVYEAGYRHFLFLNLPPLDKNPASQLNPARLPNTSMIKTYNEAVNQTARAFSEKHPGATALVFDTYGWLTRVFDDAAAYGITNTTSFCPQYKAWDIETNYAAYGCQPIGEYFWYNSGHITYTAHRALAGKVDEFLAEKSVGRCGGRNRTESAWGTRWIGGEST, encoded by the exons ATGATTTTCTCAACTGCAACTCTGCTGGGAgtggcctcgacggccgtTCTTGCCTCTCCGGTGGCACCTGACAGCTCTTTCAACTGGAAAAACACAGAATACGT ACTCACCTTTGGCGACTCGTACACGTTCGTCCAGGGGACCGAGGGCCGCTGGGCCTACAGCTTCATCGGCTCCCAGCTCAACATCTCCTTCACGCCggagcagctcctcggcgaccgcATCGTGCCGGGCCAGAAcacctcgtccgccggcgGCCCAAACTGGGTCCAGGAACTGACCGGGTGCAAGGAAGGACACCCCCGAGACTGCGACAGGCAGCTCTGGGGCTTCGCCTACGCTGGAGCCGAcatctcgacgacgtt CGTCCCCTTGCATTGGAACCACACCATCTCGTACGAGAAGCAGATCGAACAGTGGGACACGTGGGGGAAgcccgtcatcgacgccgacgccggcaagACTCTGGTAGCGTCGTGGATCGGCATCAACGATATCAACGACATGGCCAGTTTCAAGCTCCCCTTCAACGGGCTGAGCACGTGGGAGGAGCTCTacaccgccgtcgtcgccgagcagtTCGCGGCGCTCGAGACCGTGTACGAGGCCGGCTACCGCCACTTTCTCTTCTTGAACCTGCCTCCCCTCGACAAGAAC CCCGCCTCTCAGCTGAACCCGGCGCGTCTCCCCAACACGTCCATGATCAAGACGTACAACGAGGCCGTCAACCAGACCGCCCGGGCCTTTTCTGAGAAGCACCCCGGCGCGACGGCGCTCGTCTTCGACACGTACGGCTGGCTCACGCGCGTCTTCGACGACGCGGCAGCGTACGgcatcaccaacaccacgTCCTTCTGCCCGCAGTACAAGGCGTGGGACATCGAGACCAACTACGCCGCGTACGGGTGCCAGCCGATCGGCGAGTACTTCTGGTACAACTCGGGCCACATCACGTACACGGCGCATCGGGCTTTGGCCGGTAAGGTGGACGAGTTCCTGGCGGAGAAGAGTGTGGGACGCTGCGGCGGGAGGAACCGGACGGAGAGCGCGTGGGGGACGCGGTGGATCGGCGGCGAATCGACCTAG
- a CDS encoding Putative peptidase S10, serine carboxypeptidase, alpha/Beta hydrolase — protein sequence MSKMMLPLLLSGLVGLAAAQFPPTPEGIKVLKSKFHQNVTISYKEPGICETTPGVKSYAGYVHLPPGTLDDVDGEAQDYPINTFFWFFEARKAPENAPLAIWLNGGPGGSSIMGLLEENGPCFVNEDSKTTRLNPWSWNNEVNLLYIDQPNQVGFSYDTPTNITIHEALDPDLGPGMHMYPADFGDGGTLPEAGNYTYRYGTASSQETSHTANTTAHAAHALWHFAQTWFFEFPGYRPADDRVSLWAESYGGHYAPGIFRHFQAQNERIRDGSSAERNARYIHLDTLGIVNGLIDLAVQGESWITFPYNNTYGIQVFNQSIHDQLLHNWTRPDGCRDLILGCQEALKEHGPLVAKGVKTNATEVCWLFLEECGYNAAMLYQTIPDGKGWYDIGHDRNDPFPAPHMYGYLTEGEVLSSLGVPVNYSESAGAVGRGFGQTFDMILGGFGESIGYLLDNGVKVHMMYGDRDYACNWVGGEKASLAIPYNRSAAFASAGYAPLITPDGVTGMTRQLGNYSFSRVFQAGHEVPAYQPVTAYEIFMRATFNRDIATGLVPVTDALATVGVRDTWHIKNAPPPPPDPICYVLKPETCRPEVWERVADGTARVKDWYVVGGVGDDGDGDGGDGDGDDDDAQSGRPDGQVSEEL from the exons ATGTCAAAGATGATGCTGCCCTTGTTGCTCAGCGGGCTCGTCGGgctcgcggcggcgcagTTCCCGCCCACGCCCGAGGGGATCAAGGTGCTCAAGTCCAAATTTCACCAGAATGTCACCATCTCGTACAAGGAG CCCGGCATCTGTGAGACGACGCCGGGCGTCAAGTCGTACGCCGGCTACGTGCATTTGCCGCCCGGCACTctggacgacgtcgacggcgaagcgCAGGACTACCCGATCAACAC CTTTTTTTGGTTCTTCGAGGCCCGCAAAGCGCCCGAGAATGCCCCGTTGGCCATCTGGCTCaacggcggccccggcgggTCGTCCATCAtgggcctcctcgaggagaaCGGCCCctgcttcgtcaacgaggaCTCCAAGACGACGCGCCTGAACCCCTGGAGCTGGAACAACGAGGTCAACCTCCTCTACATCGACCAGCCCAACCAGGTCGGCTTCTCCTACGACACGCCCACCAACATCACGATCCACGAGGCCCTGGACCCGGACCTCGGCCCCGGCATGCACATGTACCCGGCCGActtcggcgacggcgggacCCTGCCCGAGGCCGGGAACTACACGTACCGGTACGGCACGGCGTCGAGCCAGGAGACCTCGCACACGGCCAACACGACGGCGCACGCGGCGCACGCGCTGTGGCACTTTGCCCAGACCTGGTTCTTCGAGTTCCCCGGCTACCGCCCTGCCGACGACCGCGTCAGCCTCTGGGCCGAGTCGTACGGCGGGCACTACGCGCCGGGCATCTTCCGGCACTTCCAGGCGCAGAACGAGCGCATCCGGGACGGGTCGTCGGCCGAGAGGAACGCGCGGTACATCCACCTCGACacgctcggcatcgtcaacggcctcatcgacctcgccgtccaggGCGAATCGTGGATCACCTTTCCCTACAACAAC acgtACGGCATCCAGGTCTTCAACCAATCCATCCATGACCAGCTGTTGCACAACTGGACGCGGCCGGACGGCTGCCGAGACCTCATTCTCGGGTGCCAAGAGGCCCTGAAGGAACACGGCCCGCTCGTCGCCAAGGGCGTCAAGACGAACGCCACCGAGGTGTGCTGGCTGTTTCTCGAGGAGTGCGGATACAACGCCGCGATGCTGTACCAGACGATCCCGGACGGCAAGGGGTGGTACGACATCGGCCACGACCGAAACGACCCCTTCCCGGCGCCGCACATGTACGGCTACCTcaccgagggcgaggtcctATCGTCTCTGGGCGTGCCTGTCAACTATTCGGAATCCGCGGGGGCTGTGGGCAGGGGCTTCGGCCAGACGTTTG ATATGATCCTGGGCGGGTTCGGCGAGTCGATTGGATacctcctcgacaacggAGTCAAGGTTCACATGATGT ACGGCGACCGCGATTACGCCTGCAACTGGGTCGGCGGCGAAAAGGCGAGCCTGGCGATCCCCTACAACCGgtcggccgccttcgcctCCGCGGGCTACGCGCCCCTCATCACGCCCGACGGCGTGACAGGCATGACGCGGCAGCTCGGCAACTACAGCTTCTCGCGCGTGTTCCAGGCGGGCCACGAGGTGCCGGCGTACCAGCCCGTCACGGCGTACGAGATCTTCATGCGCGCCACCTTCAACCGCGACATCGCGACGGGGCTCGTGCCCGTGACGGACGCGCTGGCGACGGTCGGCGTCCGCGACACGTGGCACATCAAgaacgcgccgccgccgccgccggacccGATCTGCTACGTGCTCAAGCCCGAGACGTGCCGTCCCGAGGT